DNA from Mesorhizobium loti R88b:
ATGCAAAAAACCCATTCTGAATGTGCTCGATAGTACATCGACGCGCTGCGTGCAAACTAAAGTAGTGGTTCGGTCCCCGGAGCGATTCCTTGCAACCAGCGCGGGCCGGCCATGGTCTTTCGCATCCGCGTACTTTGAGGCCGCTACCGTTTGCTCCAGAGAGTTATTGACACACTGTGTTAACGCGATCGATCAGCGCCCGGCCATACAGAAAGATTCTCAACCCTTGTCACCCGCCAAACCTAGACCAGCGCCAAATTTGATAGCATTCTAGTGATGGGGAGAATAGCTTGGACAAATCTCGCTACAAAAATCGCTCGGGTCAGGGGCGCAAGGGCAATGGCGTGGGTCGATCACGCGCCTGGCGTCGCGCAAGCGTGCCGTTGAAACTGGTCTTTCTGACAGTGGCTGCCGCTACCGCCTTAGCCACGCAATCAGCCATGCAGCACACCGACCGAATACCAGACATTGGCGTTTCGAACTGGTTCGGGTCGAAGCCGGAGCCGATCGCTGGCGTCGCGTCCGTTATCGATGGGGACACGATCGAAGTCCATGGCCAGCGGATCCGCTTTAACGGCATCGACGCGCCGGAGAGCAAGCAGTACTGCAGCGACGCCAAGGGATTCGACTATTCCTGCGGGCGCCGCTCAGCCGACGCACTGGACGCATTTCTAGCGGCCTCCAGGCCGGTGCACTGCACCTTCGTAACTTGGGACCGATATCACCGGTTTGTCGGTGATTGCCAGCGCGCGGATGGCGTCAGCGTCGCCTCCTGGATGGTCGAGCACGGCCAGGCTCTGGATTGGCCCCGCTACAGCCACGGGGCCTATTCAGCGCAGCAGGCGAAGGCGGAGGCCGCGAAGCTCGGTCTTTGGCTCGGAACGTTTCAGGCGCCCTGGGAATGGCGGGCTGTGCACGCCGGTGATGCGAGGCCGTCGAGCCAGCCACTCGGCATCAGCAGCCGCCCACAGGTAGCGCAAAGCTTTTCATGCCAACCGCGGCGGACATGCTCGCAAATCAGCTCTTGCGACGAAGCCCAATGGTATCTCAACAACTGTCCATGGGGCGGCAAGCTGGATCGCGATGGCGACGGAATTGCTTGCGAGACACTCTGTTGATGGCGCTGGGCAAGATGCGGCTACAGTGCAAACGCCGTAGAGGCGGCGGGGATGAGAGAGATGGTGTTCTTTGCAACAATCGGACTTCTTGTCATCGCCGTGAGCATCCCCATTGCCGCCATGTACGCCTGCGGACAGTTTGTCGGACAGAAACCGGCGGCATGTCCGTTTCCGAGTGGGTGATGCTGGCGTGGGTTGCCGGATCTGCCGTTACCGGCCAGGTCGCCTTGCTGGAATTGCTGAGCCGCAAGCCTCTTTCGTCGCCCGCAACTGACTGACAGTTTCAATCCGCTGACTCTTGCTTGCCTTGGGTCGTGATCGGTGAGGCCTCATGCCGTTGACCCATCGCCACAGCACGCCAGTGCATCGCGAGCGCAATAATGCCCGCGAGGGTTAGCGCGCCAAAGATTGTTGGCTCAAGGCCCGGCAGCACCGTCGCGCTGCCGATACACGGCTTGTCGAGCCCCTTGTCAAATTCAGTGCAGATACGAGCGGGATCGTTCAGCGTCCGGAGCTCCGACCAATCCCAAAGGCTGGCGCCTGGGTCCTTCTTGCCGTCGTTCAGCATTACCGTCGCGGAGAGAAACGTACACCAGAAATAGACCAGCGCGATCGCGGGCAGCACGGAGAAAACCACAATCATCGCGCCTTGATAGACGCGGCCTTCTCGCGAGCCCGTCTCGATCGCGTCGAAGCCGACAACCGGTATCCGCGCATGCCAGTGCGAGCCGCCGCGTGGGGCATAGACGCGTCCAACAAGTGAGGTTAGTGCGAGCAAAATCGAACATATCGGGATTGCGATCATTACTGCAGGCACCCTCGCCTTCATGACCAGCTTTGCACCGAAAATCTCTTCCCCGCCTTGCGCTACCACCCAAGAATTCAGGGTGTAGTAGAGAAGCAGCGCACTGAACACAAACCAAACCTTGCTAAGTTGCGATTGCGTCATTTGCACCCCTTTTTCGTTTGGTGGGCCGTCCCTGGCCTTGGTCAGCGACAGCCTATTTGCACCCATGCATCGTCAACTCGTGAGATTGCAACTCATTCGGCATACGGGCTATTGACCTACTAAATCAGCTGATAGCGCCATATCGAAATTCATTTTGAGGCGCGCACTGGCAATCAGATTTTTTGGCCCGACAGTGATATCGAGTAGTTCGATCGACGGCGTGTCAGCGGAAATCTTCAATCCCGGAACGTTGGTATTGTGAACGGCCTTCAAAATCTCATCGGACGCGTCGTTGAACTGCTTGTTGAGATCGACTCTCGAATGAGCCTCTAAATCTGCCAGGATCTGGGTTTCGAACAGGGATTGTGCAGCCTTCCAGAAAGCGTTGTCCAGGACGGTCGCGAAATGCAATTCGTTGATGGAGATCGCTGTTCCAGTTTTCTCGACGCGGGGTAGGCCTGAGAGGTAAACCCAGCCGGTCGTATTCAGGAACTCGCCCGGCAGCTTTGCCTGTACCTTCAAGCCCACCACGACAGAGCTGGCGCTAGGATAGAGGTCAACATCCTCGACCTTCACATCGACGGCGCCGGCCGGTGTCTGCTGCTGAAAATCGCGACCCTTAAGGTTCTTTGACAGCTCGTCCAATAGCAATCCGTAGGGAGCAGCTGCTTGCACGGTGATATCGGCTTGACTTCGATCGGCTGATGTTTTGCCCAATGGCGGCAGAGACAGGGACTGTGTGGCAACTGGCTCTGCGGCAAGACTGGTCTTTGCTGCGACACGCACGGTCATCTTCATGCCTTGCGCTTCACCGACCAGGCCCGAAAAGCTCGCCGCTGTGGGGACGATGTTGAGATAGACGGGCGTGCTATCCGGGCGGTCGATCTTGATCGCAATGGCGTGCCATTGGGCCTCAACCTTTGACCGAAGCGCACCACAAGGCAGAGCTTTGGTGATGGCATCCTGTATCTTGGCGCGGTGGTCATTGATCTGGCCGTTCAACACGTCAGCCAGTCCAAGATTGATTGGCCCTGCGCAGACCTCTGGGTGGCCTAGGCTCCCAAAATCAAAGCCGAGACAGTTTTTGCCCACGACTTCCACCGAAGCACTGCTCACCCATCTGCCGGTCGGGGTTCCCGTGAGCACGGGGCACCACTTATCGTTCATGTCGAGCTGCAGATCGACGCCGGGGACCAGCCGAGCCTCGAAGTTCTTTCCGGAAAGCGAAAGCAGTTTGGCAAGGTCGCCGCCTACGCCGGCCTGACCGCTGACAAACAGCGGCTGTTCGACGTGAACGCCATTGCCCGCCTGGGCCACGACAAGAGGGCCATCCGTTTTGATGTCAGCGTGCCAATGATATTCGGCGCATTGGTTCGTAGTGCCAAGGCTCGGAGCGGTAATATCTGGTACTTCAGCGCAAATACGGACACCGATCCAACGGCACTCAGTATGATGTCCCACGTGTCCGGGATTAATATGAGGAATACCGACACATCCGATTTGACCATCTCCTTGCACTGGAACGGATTGCGGTATCTTCGATTGGGCTGCTTGCACTAGCGTCTCGTACGGGATTTGCGCCAACAGCGTGAGAACGCTGTCCGACACGGGTGCCGGTGGCACATCGGCAGTGCCACCATGGGGTGGCGCCTGGAAGAGATTTTTTTCGCAGCCCGAAACGCCAACCAAAATGAGAAGGCCCGGAGCGAACCGA
Protein-coding regions in this window:
- a CDS encoding excalibur calcium-binding domain-containing protein, with amino-acid sequence MDKSRYKNRSGQGRKGNGVGRSRAWRRASVPLKLVFLTVAAATALATQSAMQHTDRIPDIGVSNWFGSKPEPIAGVASVIDGDTIEVHGQRIRFNGIDAPESKQYCSDAKGFDYSCGRRSADALDAFLAASRPVHCTFVTWDRYHRFVGDCQRADGVSVASWMVEHGQALDWPRYSHGAYSAQQAKAEAAKLGLWLGTFQAPWEWRAVHAGDARPSSQPLGISSRPQVAQSFSCQPRRTCSQISSCDEAQWYLNNCPWGGKLDRDGDGIACETLC
- a CDS encoding DUF4403 family protein — its product is MTARTRPDTKLRVAHFAAAARRFAPGLLILVGVSGCEKNLFQAPPHGGTADVPPAPVSDSVLTLLAQIPYETLVQAAQSKIPQSVPVQGDGQIGCVGIPHINPGHVGHHTECRWIGVRICAEVPDITAPSLGTTNQCAEYHWHADIKTDGPLVVAQAGNGVHVEQPLFVSGQAGVGGDLAKLLSLSGKNFEARLVPGVDLQLDMNDKWCPVLTGTPTGRWVSSASVEVVGKNCLGFDFGSLGHPEVCAGPINLGLADVLNGQINDHRAKIQDAITKALPCGALRSKVEAQWHAIAIKIDRPDSTPVYLNIVPTAASFSGLVGEAQGMKMTVRVAAKTSLAAEPVATQSLSLPPLGKTSADRSQADITVQAAAPYGLLLDELSKNLKGRDFQQQTPAGAVDVKVEDVDLYPSASSVVVGLKVQAKLPGEFLNTTGWVYLSGLPRVEKTGTAISINELHFATVLDNAFWKAAQSLFETQILADLEAHSRVDLNKQFNDASDEILKAVHNTNVPGLKISADTPSIELLDITVGPKNLIASARLKMNFDMALSADLVGQ